In the Bos javanicus breed banteng chromosome 28, ARS-OSU_banteng_1.0, whole genome shotgun sequence genome, one interval contains:
- the CXCL12 gene encoding stromal cell-derived factor 1 isoform X3 encodes MDAKVFVVLALVLTALCLSDAKPVSLSYRCPCRFFESHVAKANVKHLKILNTPNCSLQIVARLKNNNRQVCIDPKLKWIQEYLDKALNKRFKM; translated from the exons ATGGATGCCAAGGTCTTCGTCGTGCTGGCCCTCGTGCTGACTGCGCTGTGCCTCAGCGACG CGAAACCGGTCAGCCTGAGCTACAGATGCCCTTGCCGATTCTTTGAGAGCCATGTCGCCAAAGCCAACGTCAAGCACCTCAAAATCCTCAACACTCCAAACTGCTCCCTTCAGATCGT GGCAAGGCTGAAGAACAACAATAGGCAAGTGTGCATTGACCCGAAATTGAAGTGGATTCAGGAATACCTGGACAAAGCTTTAAACAA
- the CXCL12 gene encoding stromal cell-derived factor 1 isoform X4 — MDAKVFVVLALVLTALCLSDAKPVSLSYRCPCRFFESHVAKANVKHLKILNTPNCSLQIVARLKNNNRQVCIDPKLKWIQEYLDKALNKR, encoded by the exons ATGGATGCCAAGGTCTTCGTCGTGCTGGCCCTCGTGCTGACTGCGCTGTGCCTCAGCGACG CGAAACCGGTCAGCCTGAGCTACAGATGCCCTTGCCGATTCTTTGAGAGCCATGTCGCCAAAGCCAACGTCAAGCACCTCAAAATCCTCAACACTCCAAACTGCTCCCTTCAGATCGT GGCAAGGCTGAAGAACAACAATAGGCAAGTGTGCATTGACCCGAAATTGAAGTGGATTCAGGAATACCTGGACAAAGCTTTAAACAA ACGCTGA